A section of the Bacillus sp. V2I10 genome encodes:
- a CDS encoding SDR family oxidoreductase, producing MYRLKGKIALVTGASRGIGRSIALRLAKEGALVAVHYGTDQASAESVVRDIEGGGGSAFAIGVKFGSLESIHTLYKALDEVLQVRTGDTRFDILVNNAGIPLGATIEDTEEESFDEIMNINVKTPFFLIKQALPRLRDEGRIINLSSAVTRISLPDIPVYSMTKGAINTLTLALSNQLGPRGVTINAIQPGFVATDMNAAMLQDPVSQQFGADFSVFGRWGQPEDIADIAAFLASPDSRWITGQSIDASGGSHL from the coding sequence ATGTACAGGTTGAAAGGTAAAATCGCGCTAGTAACAGGAGCAAGCAGAGGGATTGGACGTTCCATCGCATTGCGATTGGCGAAGGAAGGAGCATTGGTCGCCGTACATTACGGAACGGATCAAGCTTCGGCCGAATCGGTAGTTCGGGATATTGAGGGAGGTGGAGGAAGCGCCTTTGCGATCGGAGTCAAGTTTGGTTCTTTGGAAAGCATTCATACCCTCTATAAGGCATTGGATGAAGTGTTGCAAGTACGTACAGGTGACACTCGTTTCGATATCCTAGTCAACAACGCCGGAATCCCACTAGGCGCTACCATTGAGGATACCGAGGAAGAATCTTTCGATGAAATCATGAACATCAATGTAAAAACACCGTTTTTCCTAATCAAACAGGCTTTACCACGTTTGCGAGACGAAGGTCGAATTATTAATTTGTCATCCGCTGTAACTAGGATCTCCTTGCCCGATATTCCTGTATACAGCATGACCAAGGGGGCAATCAATACCTTAACACTCGCTCTATCCAACCAACTTGGCCCGCGGGGAGTTACGATCAATGCCATTCAGCCCGGGTTCGTCGCCACGGATATGAACGCCGCCATGCTACAAGATCCTGTTTCGCAACAATTCGGCGCAGACTTTTCTGTTTTCGGAAGATGGGGGCAGCCGGAAGATATTGCGGATATCGCTGCATTTTTAGCCTCTCCCGACAGTAGATGGATAACCGGGCAATCCATTGATGCCAGCGGTGGCTCTCATTTGTAA
- a CDS encoding NmrA family NAD(P)-binding protein yields the protein MTILVTGATGTVGRHVVDQLIRRGQKVRALTRNPLQANLPADVEVVAGDLSDPSTLVSALVGVSSMHLITTGAEYTPLETGPEIVELAVKAGVRRVTVLWNGEKGPFERAVEASDLEWTQLQAFEFMANARKWADSIRSEGVVRDLFGGSRIAPVHEADIGRVAAVALTEDGHAGKVYTLTGPESLSVQDKVRIIREVIGRDIQFVESSEEEEREQMRRMGVQEDAIDYVIRWHLNPPKPAYTVTPTVEEITGRPAQTFTQWVSEHVQYFKKP from the coding sequence ATGACAATTTTAGTAACGGGAGCAACGGGGACAGTAGGCCGGCACGTCGTGGACCAACTGATTCGAAGGGGGCAAAAGGTACGAGCATTGACACGTAATCCACTGCAAGCCAATCTTCCTGCTGATGTGGAGGTTGTCGCCGGAGATTTAAGTGATCCGAGTACGCTAGTTTCTGCGTTGGTTGGCGTAAGCAGCATGCATTTGATTACAACAGGTGCAGAATATACCCCGTTGGAAACGGGACCGGAAATCGTAGAACTTGCTGTGAAGGCTGGAGTACGCAGAGTTACTGTTTTATGGAACGGCGAGAAGGGTCCTTTCGAGAGGGCAGTTGAAGCAAGCGATCTAGAGTGGACCCAACTTCAAGCCTTTGAGTTTATGGCAAATGCGCGGAAATGGGCAGACTCCATACGCTCTGAGGGGGTAGTTCGAGATCTGTTTGGGGGATCACGAATTGCTCCTGTTCATGAAGCCGATATTGGAAGAGTCGCAGCAGTCGCACTGACTGAGGACGGTCATGCAGGTAAAGTATATACATTAACAGGGCCTGAGAGTTTGTCCGTTCAAGATAAAGTTCGGATTATTCGTGAGGTCATCGGACGTGACATTCAATTTGTTGAGAGTTCTGAAGAAGAAGAACGTGAGCAGATGAGGAGGATGGGGGTTCAGGAGGACGCTATTGATTACGTAATTCGTTGGCACCTTAATCCGCCTAAACCGGCTTATACGGTGACTCCAACTGTCGAAGAGATTACTGGTCGGCCCGCACAAACCTTCACTCAGTGGGTCTCTGAACACGTGCAATATTTTAAAAAACCATAA
- a CDS encoding MerR family transcriptional regulator: protein MKISQIAKMTGISSRSLRHYEKKGLLTVSRLNNNYREFDDSIIEAINTIKLYLNLGLTTDQIKDILHCPEDQEYDKKDEYCEELLQIYETKLNEVIRQKKALDEAQVRLEKQINLMKENRDKWVPVEEDEQ, encoded by the coding sequence TTGAAAATAAGTCAAATAGCTAAAATGACCGGGATCAGTTCTCGATCCTTACGGCATTATGAGAAAAAAGGGTTGTTAACTGTTTCTCGTCTTAACAATAATTATCGTGAATTCGATGATTCGATTATCGAAGCTATTAATACGATCAAACTATATCTTAATTTAGGTCTAACAACCGACCAGATTAAAGATATTCTGCATTGCCCTGAAGATCAAGAGTACGACAAAAAAGACGAGTATTGTGAAGAATTGCTGCAAATATATGAAACCAAGTTGAATGAAGTGATACGGCAAAAAAAGGCATTGGATGAGGCTCAAGTCCGTTTGGAAAAGCAAATCAACCTAATGAAGGAAAACCGGGATAAGTGGGTACCCGTAGAGGAGGATGAACAATGA
- a CDS encoding arylamine N-acetyltransferase produces the protein MIEQKRLPHWAINYLHYIQVPIQEPSHEYLKEICIAHLNRIPFENISTLLHFKEYHKKGKLVQDEEEFVKQLVQHHMGGTCYMINSSLNQLLNQLGFHSRFALLGGGHVALLVRLPNEKEEMYVDCGNSAPFFEPVRLETDYGNVSHYGGIEVRIRPEEEPGTYTYYRYVDGNLLTELIWSFDTKKTYRFDDFQTAIKKYFQPNDLFTSSLRCQIWQLDQKRSLSLVNNVLNIRDNNGNVEKHKLTGSNDIREVIDYEFKLPKLPVEDAIMVLQELGVDIFEDSEE, from the coding sequence ATGATTGAACAGAAGCGATTACCTCATTGGGCAATTAATTACTTGCACTATATTCAAGTTCCTATTCAAGAGCCTTCACATGAGTATTTAAAAGAAATTTGCATCGCACATCTAAATCGTATTCCCTTTGAGAATATTAGTACGTTATTGCATTTCAAAGAATATCACAAGAAAGGTAAGCTCGTACAAGATGAGGAAGAGTTTGTAAAGCAGCTCGTTCAGCATCATATGGGCGGAACCTGTTATATGATCAACAGCAGTCTTAATCAGTTGTTGAACCAGCTTGGTTTCCACAGTCGTTTCGCTCTTTTAGGCGGAGGTCATGTTGCGCTGCTCGTTCGACTTCCGAATGAAAAAGAAGAAATGTATGTCGACTGTGGAAACAGCGCACCATTTTTTGAACCGGTTCGATTGGAAACGGATTATGGTAATGTGTCACACTATGGTGGGATTGAAGTAAGAATACGTCCGGAAGAAGAACCGGGAACGTACACGTATTACAGGTATGTAGATGGTAATTTACTCACTGAATTGATTTGGTCTTTCGACACAAAGAAAACGTACCGATTTGATGATTTTCAAACAGCAATAAAAAAGTATTTTCAGCCCAATGACTTATTTACGTCCAGTTTACGCTGTCAAATTTGGCAATTAGACCAAAAGCGATCGCTGTCTTTGGTTAATAATGTATTAAATATACGTGATAATAATGGAAACGTTGAGAAGCACAAATTAACCGGCAGTAACGACATTCGAGAAGTGATTGATTATGAGTTTAAGCTTCCTAAACTGCCAGTAGAAGATGCAATAATGGTTCTTCAGGAACTCGGTGTTGACATATTTGAGGATTCAGAAGAATGA
- a CDS encoding recombinase family protein, protein MLTLPQNLDRQMTMLDDYGCEKIVTEKFTGTTRDRKGLTQLFDLIRSGDTVVVESISRLGRKKFDILYIIQQFEEKSIQFVSLKENMDTGISTGRAMFQMMCVIAELERNLIAERVKEGLEASKKRGKKLGRPMIDKERVKLALRMYDSKEYSVKEIIEGTGVSQGSLYRAIHKRNLELKIK, encoded by the coding sequence ATCCTGACGCTACCCCAAAATCTAGATCGGCAAATGACGATGCTGGATGATTATGGATGCGAAAAGATTGTTACTGAGAAATTCACTGGCACAACTCGGGACAGAAAAGGCTTAACGCAGCTATTTGATCTAATAAGGTCAGGAGATACAGTCGTAGTAGAAAGCATCTCGCGCCTAGGTCGTAAAAAATTCGATATCCTATATATCATTCAGCAATTTGAAGAAAAGTCGATACAGTTTGTCTCATTGAAGGAAAATATGGATACTGGGATTTCTACAGGAAGAGCTATGTTTCAGATGATGTGTGTAATCGCTGAATTGGAACGAAACTTAATTGCAGAACGTGTAAAAGAAGGTCTTGAAGCAAGTAAAAAACGTGGCAAAAAGCTGGGAAGACCAATGATAGATAAAGAAAGAGTTAAATTAGCGCTACGAATGTATGATAGCAAGGAATACTCTGTAAAAGAAATTATAGAAGGCACTGGTGTCTCCCAGGGATCTTTGTATCGGGCTATTCATAAGCGCAATTTAGAATTGAAAATAAAATAA
- a CDS encoding fructose-specific PTS transporter subunit EIIC, which yields MKTSSVLRPENIILDLVAETKEDLINELAEKLNKNGYLHDLKQFKQDIWAREDQVPTEVGFGIAIPHAKSDGVKSPAIIMGRSLSGIKYSSEKCNLFFMIAAGKDSSTEHLKTLSKISTFLMDETFRAKLILAKDSHEVVQLFANAEEKMGQVDTNDKKYFGKKLVGVTGCPTGIAHTFMAAEALKNAAEELGVQIKVQTNGSTGIQNRLTQEDIDEADGIIVAADVKVDMDVFGDRKVIKTSVKNGIHHAKDLIEDAISGKGTVLNQGNNKLKEAKEKTRLKQPKIYSHIMNGVSFMIPFVVAGGILIAISFMFGIHASDPTSSEYNAFAAFLGTAGGSAAFALMVPVLAGYIAYSIADRPGLAPGMIGGMMATLGGSGFLGGMIAGFIAGYTILGLKKLLKGIPDSLQSLSPVLILPLIGTFVTAFIMHFVINSPMAWINESLQGWLNGLTGSNAILLGALLAGMMASDMGGPINKTASAFGLAMFANHIYEPSAALMVGGMVPPLGIALATTLFKNKFSLEERNAGKAAYIMGASFITEAAIPFAASDPLRIIPANIVGSAIGGGICMALGISLQAPHGGIFVIPIAASSPLLYIACILIGSIITACIIGVLKKPVYRTQGNTSEKSGNITVAIKAV from the coding sequence ATGAAGACTTCTAGTGTCTTAAGGCCAGAAAACATAATATTAGATCTAGTTGCTGAAACGAAAGAGGACTTAATTAATGAGCTTGCAGAAAAATTAAATAAAAACGGCTATTTACATGATCTTAAACAATTTAAACAGGATATTTGGGCTCGTGAAGATCAGGTTCCAACAGAAGTAGGGTTTGGTATTGCTATTCCACATGCAAAATCTGATGGAGTTAAATCGCCTGCTATTATTATGGGAAGATCTTTAAGTGGAATTAAGTATAGTTCAGAAAAATGTAATTTATTTTTCATGATAGCAGCCGGCAAAGATTCTTCAACTGAGCACTTAAAGACTTTATCTAAAATCTCCACTTTTCTAATGGATGAAACCTTTAGAGCTAAGCTTATTCTTGCCAAAGATAGTCATGAAGTTGTCCAGCTATTTGCAAATGCTGAAGAAAAAATGGGACAGGTAGATACGAATGATAAGAAGTATTTTGGTAAGAAATTGGTCGGAGTTACTGGATGCCCTACTGGAATAGCACATACATTTATGGCTGCAGAAGCATTAAAAAATGCTGCTGAGGAGCTTGGCGTTCAAATAAAAGTTCAAACCAATGGATCGACGGGTATACAGAACAGATTAACTCAAGAAGATATTGATGAAGCAGATGGCATAATTGTTGCTGCAGATGTTAAAGTGGACATGGATGTCTTTGGTGATCGTAAGGTTATTAAAACGTCTGTTAAAAATGGGATACATCATGCAAAGGATTTAATTGAAGATGCTATTTCTGGAAAAGGTACGGTTTTAAATCAGGGGAACAACAAGTTAAAGGAAGCAAAAGAAAAAACACGATTAAAACAACCTAAAATATACAGCCATATAATGAATGGGGTATCTTTTATGATTCCATTTGTTGTCGCTGGCGGTATATTAATCGCAATCTCCTTTATGTTTGGTATTCATGCTTCTGACCCGACTAGCTCAGAATATAATGCATTCGCTGCTTTTCTAGGTACAGCAGGTGGTAGCGCAGCCTTCGCACTAATGGTTCCAGTACTAGCAGGATATATTGCGTATAGTATTGCGGATCGTCCAGGTTTAGCACCAGGTATGATTGGTGGTATGATGGCAACCCTTGGTGGTTCAGGATTTTTAGGAGGTATGATTGCAGGTTTTATTGCTGGTTATACAATCTTAGGATTGAAAAAATTATTAAAAGGCATTCCAGATTCATTACAAAGTCTTTCACCGGTACTTATACTTCCTTTAATAGGTACGTTTGTAACAGCCTTTATTATGCACTTTGTAATTAATAGTCCGATGGCGTGGATTAATGAGTCGTTACAAGGTTGGTTAAATGGTTTAACTGGTTCGAATGCAATTTTATTAGGAGCGCTTTTGGCAGGAATGATGGCATCTGATATGGGCGGCCCTATCAATAAAACAGCATCAGCATTTGGCTTAGCGATGTTTGCAAATCATATTTACGAACCATCTGCTGCACTAATGGTTGGAGGGATGGTCCCTCCATTAGGGATTGCATTAGCAACAACACTATTTAAAAATAAATTCTCACTTGAAGAACGAAACGCAGGAAAAGCAGCTTATATTATGGGGGCATCTTTTATTACTGAAGCAGCAATTCCGTTTGCTGCAAGTGATCCATTAAGAATAATTCCAGCAAATATTGTTGGTTCAGCAATTGGTGGAGGGATTTGTATGGCATTAGGAATTTCTTTACAGGCTCCTCATGGTGGAATCTTTGTAATTCCTATTGCTGCAAGCAGTCCATTGCTATACATTGCATGTATTTTAATTGGTTCAATTATTACAGCTTGTATAATTGGAGTATTAAAAAAACCTGTTTACAGAACACAAGGTAATACTAGTGAGAAGTCAGGAAATATAACAGTAGCAATTAAAGCAGTATAA
- a CDS encoding ketose-bisphosphate aldolase — protein MLVNMKDLLQVAYENKFAVGSFNVANSEFVKVVVSAAEEQKSPAILQIHPNEINLVTDEFVAYVREAASKSKVPFVIHLDHGATIEDITRSIRNGYTSVMMDASHLPFEENMALTKKAVELAHMVGVSVEGELGTIGSNEGSSEGGADEILYTNPDEAAIFVEKTGIDTLAVAVGTSHGLYPKTKDHSIKIDRLMKIHEKVNIPLVLHGGSDNPDEEIREAVKHGIAKINLSTDMKRAFYNQLRATLDENPNAYEPDLLMPEATKAAIELVKKKMDLFGSTGKASLYKLGEI, from the coding sequence ATGTTAGTTAATATGAAAGATTTACTTCAAGTAGCTTATGAGAATAAATTTGCAGTCGGGTCATTTAATGTAGCCAATAGCGAATTTGTCAAAGTTGTAGTAAGTGCTGCAGAGGAGCAAAAATCTCCAGCTATACTTCAAATTCACCCGAATGAAATTAATTTAGTGACAGATGAATTTGTGGCATATGTACGAGAGGCGGCGTCAAAGTCTAAAGTTCCTTTTGTGATTCATTTAGATCACGGGGCAACAATCGAAGATATTACTCGATCTATTAGAAATGGCTATACGTCTGTGATGATGGATGCGTCACATTTACCATTTGAAGAAAATATGGCATTAACAAAAAAAGCAGTAGAACTTGCTCATATGGTAGGTGTGTCTGTAGAAGGTGAACTGGGTACTATTGGAAGTAATGAGGGTAGTTCAGAAGGCGGAGCAGATGAGATTTTATATACGAATCCTGATGAAGCAGCTATTTTCGTTGAAAAAACAGGAATTGATACCCTTGCTGTTGCTGTTGGAACTTCACATGGCTTATATCCAAAAACGAAAGATCACTCTATTAAAATTGATCGATTAATGAAGATTCATGAAAAAGTAAACATTCCTTTAGTTCTTCACGGTGGATCAGACAACCCAGATGAAGAAATAAGAGAAGCTGTGAAACATGGTATTGCCAAAATTAATTTATCAACAGATATGAAGAGAGCGTTTTATAACCAATTAAGAGCTACGCTGGATGAAAATCCAAATGCATATGAACCAGATCTATTAATGCCTGAAGCAACGAAGGCAGCTATTGAATTAGTAAAGAAAAAAATGGATCTATTTGGTTCAACTGGAAAAGCATCACTCTATAAATTAGGAGAAATTTAA
- a CDS encoding HTH domain-containing protein — translation MKKRYIKILEHLEQSENDFVSGSELANLFNVTTRTIRNDIREINENYLDKVIITGNTQKGYKLVGDLSNIHQNEDDYEERAFHIIKTLLSETDFITYDELAKKLYFSTQTIRKDVQKLFQIIQAEKRNIEVEAIIFQGIRLNGSEVEKRLLLKKLVTTNCLKRMSLDEALQYYFGDWFSQSSIQLVYSCIEEEVTKYNLLLSSQELFSICVNIIISLKRVGLDQKIAEKDMRLDNTCFEELKIAKLILTRLAKEMNVQFDEYEYQYLCYLLIVLQILPKKNEVIEHEHSDEIEEKVKSVIKKVGARYGFSSRKNEKLFNLLLEHITKSLYPLKYYFPVENPFISQIKSEYMNAYNIAVVLAKELQFCLNIKIPENEIGYLTLHIMNIIENSQETRKRIAIIYGKNPLVGKLLERKINLYFPNIKIDGLFANHEIHSLPEGIETIVTTSEILEEQHLNVKNCIRVSEMITNEDMKTIYIQINRGLLKYYLSPNDLCFLDEENQKDLLKTLTKFGDIQHLYTSINEREKMSSTNIGNLVAMPHPFDCGNNKKLRVLVAINKQKILWGDKMAQIIFLFIPPKNQKVNNTKFFEEIHDVFKQTNMTEKLLNVTNYDEFLEVWSSK, via the coding sequence ATGAAAAAACGTTACATTAAGATATTAGAGCATTTAGAACAATCTGAGAATGACTTTGTAAGTGGAAGCGAACTTGCTAATCTATTTAATGTAACGACAAGAACAATTAGAAATGACATTAGGGAAATAAATGAAAATTATTTAGATAAAGTAATAATTACTGGTAATACTCAAAAAGGATATAAATTAGTTGGGGATTTATCAAATATTCATCAAAATGAAGATGATTACGAAGAACGAGCTTTTCACATAATAAAAACACTTTTATCTGAAACTGATTTTATAACTTATGATGAATTGGCAAAAAAACTTTATTTTTCTACTCAAACAATTAGGAAAGACGTACAAAAATTATTTCAAATAATCCAAGCCGAAAAACGGAACATTGAGGTTGAAGCAATTATTTTCCAAGGGATAAGGCTTAATGGAAGTGAAGTAGAAAAACGTCTATTACTAAAAAAATTAGTAACAACAAATTGTTTAAAGAGAATGTCGCTTGATGAAGCGCTGCAATACTATTTTGGTGATTGGTTTAGTCAGTCCTCAATTCAATTAGTATATTCTTGTATTGAAGAAGAAGTTACTAAGTATAATTTATTACTAAGCTCTCAAGAACTATTCTCAATATGTGTGAACATAATTATTAGTTTAAAACGAGTAGGCCTTGATCAAAAAATTGCTGAAAAAGACATGAGGTTAGATAATACTTGCTTTGAAGAATTAAAAATAGCAAAGTTAATCCTTACTCGTTTAGCTAAGGAAATGAATGTACAGTTTGACGAATATGAATATCAGTATTTATGCTACTTGTTAATCGTTTTACAAATATTACCGAAGAAAAATGAAGTAATTGAACATGAACACTCAGATGAAATAGAGGAAAAAGTAAAATCGGTTATAAAAAAAGTTGGGGCTCGATATGGTTTTTCAAGTCGAAAGAATGAAAAGTTATTTAATCTCCTATTGGAACATATTACAAAGTCATTATATCCATTAAAATATTACTTTCCTGTAGAGAATCCATTTATTTCTCAAATAAAGTCGGAATATATGAATGCTTATAATATTGCAGTGGTTTTAGCGAAAGAATTACAATTTTGCTTAAATATAAAGATACCAGAAAATGAAATCGGTTACTTGACACTTCATATTATGAATATTATCGAAAATTCCCAAGAAACAAGGAAAAGAATTGCAATTATTTATGGGAAAAATCCGTTAGTAGGTAAGCTATTAGAAAGAAAAATAAATTTATACTTCCCAAATATTAAAATTGATGGTTTATTTGCAAATCATGAAATCCATTCACTTCCTGAAGGGATAGAAACTATAGTAACTACTAGTGAAATCCTTGAGGAGCAGCACCTAAATGTGAAAAATTGTATTCGTGTTAGTGAAATGATCACAAATGAAGATATGAAGACTATTTATATTCAAATAAATCGTGGCTTACTGAAATACTATTTATCTCCGAATGATCTTTGTTTCTTAGATGAAGAGAATCAAAAAGATTTATTGAAAACCCTTACGAAGTTTGGCGATATTCAACATCTGTATACAAGCATTAATGAAAGAGAAAAGATGTCGAGTACTAATATTGGAAATTTAGTGGCGATGCCGCATCCATTTGATTGTGGAAATAACAAAAAATTACGAGTGTTAGTGGCAATAAATAAACAAAAAATTTTGTGGGGAGATAAAATGGCTCAGATTATCTTTCTATTTATCCCTCCAAAAAATCAAAAGGTGAATAATACAAAGTTTTTTGAAGAGATTCATGATGTGTTTAAGCAAACAAATATGACAGAAAAATTATTAAATGTAACCAATTATGATGAGTTTTTGGAAGTTTGGTCTTCCAAATAA
- the lpdA gene encoding dihydrolipoyl dehydrogenase, protein MVVGDFQIETDTIVIGAGPGGYVAAIRAAQLGQKVTIVEKEYLGGVCCNVGCIPSKALIAAGHRYETAKHSDAYGITAENVKVDFSKVQEWKASVVKKLTGGVEGLLKGNKVEIVRGEAFFVDSNSLRVMGETNAQTYNFKNAIIATGSRSIELPTFKYSKRVLNSTGALSLNEIPEKIVVIGGGVIGIELGGAYANFGTQVTILEGADEILGVGFEKQMSAVVKKSMKKKGVEFYTKAMAKGVEETENGVTVTFEVKGEEKKIDADYVFVMVGRRPNTDEIGLEQAGVKMTDRGLIEIDKQCRTNVPNIYAIGDVVPGPQLAHKAFYEAKIAAEAIAGHPSEIDYIGIPAVVFSDPELATVGYTEQQAKDEGIEVVAGKFPYAGNGRALSIDSTDGFVKLVTRKEDGLVIGAQVAGANASDIISELGLAVETGMTAEDIAMTIHAHPTLGEMTMEAAEVALGTPIHIIK, encoded by the coding sequence ATGGTTGTCGGAGATTTTCAAATTGAAACAGATACTATAGTCATCGGTGCAGGTCCTGGGGGTTATGTAGCAGCAATTCGTGCTGCCCAGCTGGGACAAAAAGTAACAATTGTTGAAAAGGAATATTTGGGCGGTGTATGTTGTAATGTCGGCTGTATTCCTTCAAAGGCATTAATTGCCGCTGGTCACCGCTATGAAACAGCTAAGCATTCGGATGCATATGGAATTACAGCAGAGAATGTAAAGGTTGATTTTTCAAAGGTACAAGAGTGGAAAGCTAGTGTTGTGAAAAAGTTAACTGGCGGTGTCGAAGGACTATTAAAAGGAAATAAAGTCGAGATTGTACGTGGTGAAGCATTCTTTGTAGACAGTAATTCATTACGCGTAATGGGCGAAACAAATGCTCAAACATACAACTTTAAAAATGCAATTATTGCAACAGGATCGCGTTCAATCGAGTTGCCTACATTTAAATATTCAAAACGCGTTCTAAATTCGACTGGTGCCCTCAGCTTAAATGAAATTCCTGAAAAAATCGTTGTTATTGGCGGCGGTGTTATCGGAATCGAACTTGGCGGCGCCTATGCAAACTTTGGTACTCAAGTAACGATTTTAGAGGGTGCAGATGAAATTTTAGGCGTAGGTTTTGAGAAACAAATGTCTGCCGTTGTTAAGAAGAGTATGAAGAAAAAAGGTGTAGAATTCTATACCAAAGCAATGGCAAAAGGTGTAGAAGAAACAGAAAATGGCGTCACTGTAACCTTTGAGGTAAAAGGTGAAGAAAAGAAAATAGACGCTGATTATGTGTTTGTAATGGTCGGACGCCGCCCGAATACGGATGAAATAGGTCTTGAACAAGCAGGCGTAAAAATGACAGACCGTGGACTTATTGAAATCGATAAGCAATGCCGCACGAATGTTCCTAATATTTATGCAATCGGTGATGTTGTTCCAGGTCCACAATTAGCACATAAGGCATTCTATGAAGCAAAAATTGCTGCTGAGGCGATTGCCGGACATCCATCTGAAATTGATTATATAGGTATTCCAGCAGTTGTATTTTCAGACCCTGAGCTTGCAACTGTAGGTTATACTGAACAACAAGCAAAAGATGAAGGTATTGAAGTAGTAGCTGGGAAATTCCCATATGCGGGAAATGGACGTGCCTTGTCAATTGACAGCACAGACGGGTTCGTTAAGCTTGTAACTCGTAAAGAAGATGGACTTGTTATCGGAGCGCAAGTTGCCGGAGCAAATGCATCAGATATCATTTCGGAGTTAGGTTTGGCTGTTGAAACAGGAATGACTGCAGAAGACATCGCTATGACAATCCATGCCCATCCAACACTTGGAGAAATGACAATGGAAGCTGCCGAAGTTGCACTTGGAACCCCAATTCATATCATTAAATAA
- a CDS encoding PaaI family thioesterase encodes MENTIKLNANKEISIPPVAKLIGFNLVEVKNGKSVFTLKTKETHFNPMGTVHGGILCDLADAAMGVAYATLLDEGETYTTIELKINYLKPVWKTTLKANAIVVKKGSSIGLIECTIFDENEALVAKASSTCMTLNGEKAINR; translated from the coding sequence ATGGAGAATACGATTAAACTAAATGCGAACAAGGAAATTTCAATCCCACCTGTGGCAAAGTTAATTGGGTTTAATTTAGTAGAAGTTAAGAATGGAAAGTCCGTATTCACATTAAAGACAAAGGAAACGCATTTTAATCCGATGGGAACCGTACATGGTGGTATTCTATGTGATTTGGCAGATGCAGCAATGGGAGTGGCTTACGCTACATTATTAGATGAAGGAGAAACGTATACAACGATCGAGTTGAAAATTAACTATTTGAAACCCGTATGGAAAACGACCTTAAAAGCTAATGCCATTGTAGTGAAAAAGGGAAGTTCCATTGGCCTTATCGAATGCACTATTTTTGATGAGAATGAGGCATTGGTAGCGAAAGCCAGTTCAACTTGTATGACACTAAACGGAGAAAAGGCAATAAATAGATAG
- a CDS encoding MFS transporter: MASAILFGFSIGGLMVLVQAMAAERSLPYRVPAVLGFITIFFETGKLVGPFLAGSIIEHLGGVREAYVFAIFIFFTALILTYFVSEK; this comes from the coding sequence ATGGCTTCGGCAATTTTATTTGGTTTTTCCATTGGAGGTCTCATGGTCCTTGTCCAAGCGATGGCAGCAGAACGCTCTCTTCCTTATCGAGTACCAGCCGTCTTGGGCTTCATAACCATTTTCTTTGAAACTGGCAAATTAGTAGGACCCTTTCTTGCAGGATCAATTATTGAGCATTTAGGGGGAGTTCGAGAGGCATATGTCTTTGCCATATTCATATTTTTTACTGCCCTTATACTCACTTATTTTGTAAGTGAAAAGTAA